A window from Aureibacillus halotolerans encodes these proteins:
- the fliJ gene encoding flagellar export protein FliJ, giving the protein MRLKHRFDKIIRLKSHETVSARQAYDQAVEMFRIEGTALYHLLKEKEAVETELGEVLKKGCTLLHIQSSQAFLGQLSEEVARKQHQVADARNVMQAKQEVLLLKNIEQKKYEHLKDVQTQKEKELHQAEEAKMLDEVSIQQHQKNGAQV; this is encoded by the coding sequence ATGCGTCTTAAACATCGTTTTGATAAAATCATTCGCTTAAAATCTCATGAAACGGTCAGTGCAAGACAGGCATACGACCAGGCGGTTGAGATGTTCAGAATAGAAGGGACCGCCTTGTATCATCTCTTAAAAGAAAAAGAAGCGGTGGAAACCGAGCTTGGCGAAGTGCTTAAAAAAGGATGTACGTTATTGCACATTCAATCAAGTCAAGCCTTTCTAGGACAGCTTTCAGAAGAAGTAGCACGCAAACAGCATCAAGTTGCTGATGCGAGAAATGTCATGCAAGCAAAACAGGAAGTTCTTTTACTTAAGAATATTGAACAAAAAAAATATGAACATCTGAAAGACGTGCAAACCCAGAAAGAAAAGGAGCTTCATCAAGCCGAAGAAGCAAAAATGCTCGATGAAGTTTCCATACAGCAGCATCAAAAAAACGGGGCGCAGGTGTAG
- a CDS encoding MotE family protein, with amino-acid sequence MKKKQANKRWQWFFLVILLPFAAALTLTFVVMYFLGMNIIDTGKSLASSVPFLEQWVDEDTATQDDEAKLQQLTALNSDQEKQIAELKASLETSEQTIASLEQDVMEARRAQEQRETVQQNEQDQAAETIKTFEAMSASKAAELFSEMDQEIVTGLLLQMKPDQRGAILTSMEPVDAAPIAESIAANLP; translated from the coding sequence ATGAAAAAGAAACAAGCAAACAAACGGTGGCAATGGTTTTTTCTCGTCATCCTTTTGCCTTTTGCTGCAGCACTGACGCTAACATTCGTCGTGATGTATTTCTTAGGAATGAACATTATTGATACGGGGAAATCACTGGCAAGTTCTGTGCCGTTCCTAGAGCAATGGGTCGACGAAGATACGGCGACTCAGGACGATGAAGCGAAGCTACAGCAATTGACAGCGTTGAATAGTGATCAAGAGAAACAAATTGCGGAACTGAAAGCCAGTCTTGAAACATCTGAGCAAACGATAGCCTCCCTTGAACAGGATGTGATGGAGGCTCGTCGAGCGCAGGAGCAACGGGAAACTGTTCAGCAGAATGAGCAAGACCAGGCAGCAGAAACGATTAAAACGTTTGAGGCGATGTCGGCCTCAAAGGCAGCCGAGTTGTTCAGTGAAATGGATCAGGAAATTGTTACGGGACTGCTTCTGCAAATGAAGCCTGACCAACGTGGTGCAATCCTGACGAGCATGGAACCAGTCGATGCGGCCCCGATAGCAGAATCAATTGCCGCAAACCTGCCATAA
- the fliH gene encoding flagellar assembly protein FliH translates to MSRIIKTTAKKAEGKKIMLSRPLFETSHIPDVLTEEQLLEQRLQLAEQEMKLKIEQADEYYRAKMQEIDEAQAKAEIEKEALFANAKQTGYQQGLNEGREKGEVSYNDQLQLAQDIVVSVSEAKRKELTAYERDLKALAFAIGAKITKQKMQDEGAFLPIIEDMLREVKEAKAVKLFVHPNQFTAIATQKESLIRFGQQLEIYPDKDMDELSCLIETPFGKVDASIDSQLTELRKALELPKEEVDIYEALYTKASETY, encoded by the coding sequence TTGTCTAGAATTATCAAGACGACAGCAAAAAAGGCGGAAGGCAAAAAAATCATGCTGTCCCGCCCACTTTTTGAAACAAGCCATATCCCTGACGTATTGACTGAGGAGCAGCTTCTAGAACAACGCCTGCAATTGGCTGAGCAAGAAATGAAATTAAAGATTGAGCAAGCCGATGAGTATTACAGAGCGAAGATGCAAGAAATTGATGAAGCGCAAGCAAAAGCAGAAATAGAGAAAGAGGCCTTGTTCGCTAATGCAAAGCAAACTGGGTATCAGCAAGGGCTAAATGAGGGACGCGAGAAGGGTGAGGTCAGCTACAATGACCAGCTGCAACTTGCGCAGGACATCGTGGTTTCTGTTTCTGAAGCCAAGCGAAAAGAGCTCACCGCCTACGAGCGTGATTTGAAAGCCCTCGCCTTTGCCATTGGAGCTAAAATTACAAAACAAAAAATGCAAGATGAAGGTGCCTTCCTACCAATCATTGAGGATATGCTAAGAGAGGTCAAGGAAGCAAAAGCTGTGAAATTGTTTGTACACCCGAACCAATTTACAGCGATTGCGACACAAAAAGAATCCCTGATCCGATTTGGGCAACAGCTAGAGATTTATCCGGACAAGGACATGGACGAACTTTCATGTCTCATTGAAACGCCTTTTGGCAAAGTGGATGCCAGTATTGATAGCCAGCTTACAGAGCTTCGCAAGGCACTGGAGCTGCCGAAAGAAGAGGTGGACATCTATGAAGCCCTCTACACTAAAGCTTCTGAAACATATTGA
- a CDS encoding flagellar FlbD family protein: MIEVTRLNGKVFHLNALLVEQVESHPDTTITLTNGKTFVVRDEEKLVVRKVINYQREIHQQIVK; the protein is encoded by the coding sequence ATGATTGAAGTGACTCGGTTAAATGGAAAAGTGTTTCATTTAAATGCACTTTTGGTCGAACAGGTTGAATCTCATCCTGATACAACGATTACTTTGACGAACGGCAAAACCTTTGTCGTTCGTGATGAAGAAAAGCTTGTTGTCCGCAAAGTCATCAACTATCAGCGGGAGATTCATCAACAGATAGTAAAGTAG
- the fliY gene encoding flagellar motor switch phosphatase FliY: protein MSNMLSQDEIDALLKGTAPAEDTTSPELSLSEVESDAMGEIANISFGSSATALSALLQQKVEITTPTVRVIQREELQEAFPRPYVAIVVSYTEGFVGHNVFVMETRDAMIIANLMLGGDGTDPGEELGELEKSAVQEAMNQMMGSAATSMSTVFHKKVDISPPSVEVWDFKNEDFKSIPEDPTIAQVSFRLKVGELIDSALMQLVPIDFSKDLVAELFRINKEDNQSAPAQETLTPPTVEAPRQQMVQSSQSSSQPAPTASKAAPKAQEVQPAIFSSFDEIEQPHHVDSANIGMLLDIPLQVTVELGRTKRKVQDILDLASGSIIELDKLAGEPVDILINQKKVAKGEVVVIDENFGVRVTDIISQNDRIKKLQ from the coding sequence ATGAGTAACATGCTTTCACAAGATGAAATTGATGCATTGCTGAAAGGAACTGCACCGGCAGAAGACACCACTTCCCCTGAGTTATCGTTATCGGAGGTCGAGTCGGATGCAATGGGTGAGATCGCTAATATCTCCTTTGGAAGTTCGGCAACGGCACTGTCTGCTCTCCTGCAACAAAAGGTTGAAATTACAACACCTACGGTTCGAGTCATTCAACGTGAAGAGTTGCAAGAAGCGTTTCCAAGACCTTACGTGGCGATTGTAGTCAGCTATACAGAAGGATTTGTCGGTCACAACGTGTTCGTTATGGAAACCCGCGACGCCATGATTATTGCCAATTTGATGCTAGGCGGAGATGGGACTGACCCCGGTGAGGAATTGGGCGAGCTTGAAAAAAGTGCTGTCCAGGAAGCCATGAACCAAATGATGGGTTCGGCAGCAACGTCTATGTCCACCGTCTTTCATAAAAAGGTAGATATCTCACCACCGTCTGTTGAAGTATGGGATTTTAAGAATGAAGATTTTAAATCAATTCCAGAGGACCCAACGATCGCACAAGTATCCTTTCGTCTAAAAGTGGGTGAGTTGATCGATTCCGCATTGATGCAGCTTGTTCCGATCGATTTTAGTAAAGATCTAGTGGCCGAGTTGTTCCGAATCAATAAAGAAGATAATCAATCGGCTCCGGCGCAAGAAACACTGACACCACCGACTGTTGAAGCACCGCGCCAGCAGATGGTACAAAGCTCACAGTCATCTAGTCAACCAGCGCCAACAGCATCAAAGGCGGCTCCAAAAGCGCAAGAAGTTCAACCAGCCATATTCTCTAGCTTCGATGAGATTGAGCAACCACATCATGTGGACTCCGCGAATATTGGCATGTTGCTTGATATCCCTTTACAGGTGACAGTTGAGCTTGGACGCACAAAACGCAAAGTTCAGGACATTCTTGATTTGGCTTCGGGCTCTATAATTGAGCTTGATAAGTTGGCAGGAGAGCCCGTCGATATATTGATCAACCAAAAGAAGGTTGCGAAAGGTGAAGTTGTCGTCATAGACGAGAATTTCGGCGTTCGCGTTACGGATATCATTAGTCAAAACGATCGAATAAAAAAATTGCAGTAA
- the fliI gene encoding flagellar protein export ATPase FliI gives MKPSTLKLLKHIEQADLYQRYGKVSRVVGLMIESIGPASSIGDVCYIHVGKGGREPVAAEVVGFKGEHLLLMPFSSTNDVAAGSLVEASNTALQVPAGDALIGKTVDALGRPLDGSSLPEGMIHVSADAAPLNPLERPAISEPMALGVKVLDGLLMMGKGQRMGIFAGSGVGKSTLLGMIARNSEADVNVIALIGERGREVREFIERDLGPEGLKRSVVVVATSDQPALMRIKGAFTATAIAEHFREQGLNVMFMMDSVTRAAMAQREVGLATGEPPTTKGYTPSVFGMLPRLLERAGNSTNGTMSAIYTVLVDGDDLNDPIADAVRGILDGHLVLDRAIANRGQFPAVHVLKSISRLMNHLASKEHLEVAEQIRIWLSSYEEAEDLIKIGAYKKGSSREVDQAVAKMPDIRAFLKQKTDESFELDDTLQALKHLLEGTHAS, from the coding sequence ATGAAGCCCTCTACACTAAAGCTTCTGAAACATATTGAGCAGGCTGACCTCTATCAACGGTACGGCAAAGTGTCACGTGTTGTAGGACTCATGATTGAATCGATCGGTCCAGCCTCATCGATTGGCGATGTCTGTTATATCCATGTCGGAAAGGGTGGCCGAGAACCGGTCGCTGCTGAGGTCGTCGGTTTTAAAGGCGAGCATTTGCTTCTCATGCCATTCTCTAGCACAAATGATGTTGCAGCTGGTTCCCTTGTTGAAGCGTCTAATACGGCTCTTCAGGTGCCTGCAGGAGACGCATTAATTGGGAAAACGGTAGATGCCCTTGGTCGGCCATTAGATGGATCATCACTGCCAGAAGGGATGATTCATGTAAGTGCTGATGCAGCGCCGCTTAATCCGCTTGAACGTCCGGCAATCAGTGAACCAATGGCGCTTGGCGTCAAAGTCTTGGATGGACTGCTCATGATGGGAAAAGGACAACGAATGGGCATATTTGCTGGGTCAGGCGTTGGAAAGAGTACTTTGCTTGGAATGATTGCTCGCAACTCCGAAGCGGACGTCAATGTCATCGCGCTTATAGGTGAGCGAGGTCGTGAAGTAAGAGAATTTATTGAACGCGACCTTGGACCGGAAGGTTTGAAACGATCTGTTGTCGTGGTTGCCACATCTGATCAACCAGCGTTAATGCGTATTAAAGGTGCTTTTACAGCGACAGCGATTGCCGAGCATTTTAGAGAGCAAGGGTTAAATGTGATGTTCATGATGGATTCTGTTACACGAGCAGCAATGGCGCAACGTGAAGTAGGCCTCGCAACAGGTGAGCCTCCGACGACAAAAGGATACACCCCTTCTGTTTTCGGAATGCTACCGCGGCTTTTAGAACGTGCAGGAAACAGTACGAATGGAACAATGAGCGCGATCTATACGGTGCTTGTCGACGGAGACGATTTAAATGATCCAATTGCGGATGCGGTTCGTGGGATTCTTGACGGCCATCTCGTCTTAGATCGTGCGATTGCGAATAGAGGACAATTCCCGGCGGTCCATGTGCTCAAAAGCATTAGCCGGCTAATGAATCACCTCGCATCGAAAGAACATTTGGAAGTAGCAGAACAAATTCGAATATGGCTTTCAAGCTATGAAGAAGCGGAAGACCTAATCAAAATTGGCGCGTATAAAAAAGGGTCGTCACGTGAGGTCGATCAGGCTGTTGCTAAAATGCCAGATATTCGCGCATTTCTAAAACAAAAAACGGATGAATCCTTCGAGCTTGACGACACATTGCAGGCACTAAAGCACTTGTTGGAGGGAACTCATGCGTCTTAA
- the fliG gene encoding flagellar motor switch protein FliG: MARSTVDLSGKQKAAILLITLGPEVSANVYKHLSEEEIEKLTLEISAVKKVETSYKESIIEQFYQLVMAQDFISQGGIGYAKTVLEKAIGKEEATRLITRLTSTLQVRPFDFARKAEPSQVLNFIQNEHPQTIALVLSYLDAEQSGQILSSLPHEMQADIAKRIALMESTSPEMINEVETILERKLSSTLTHDYTQTGGIEAVVDVLNGVDRSTEKTILEALEIQDPALAEEIKKRMFVFEDIVTLDSRAIQRIVREVDNDDLMLSLKVASEEVKDIVFSNMSRRMVETFKEEMDVSGPVRLRDVEEAQTRIVTIIRQLEDSGEIVIARGGGDDIIV, translated from the coding sequence GTGGCGCGGTCAACAGTTGATTTATCTGGTAAACAAAAGGCAGCCATATTGCTCATTACACTAGGTCCGGAAGTATCAGCGAACGTGTATAAGCATTTGAGTGAAGAAGAGATTGAGAAGCTTACTTTAGAGATTTCCGCAGTGAAAAAAGTGGAAACATCGTATAAAGAATCAATTATTGAACAGTTTTATCAACTCGTCATGGCTCAGGATTTTATTTCTCAAGGTGGCATCGGGTATGCCAAAACAGTGCTTGAAAAGGCAATCGGCAAAGAAGAAGCCACGAGATTGATTACAAGGTTGACGTCCACGCTTCAAGTGCGGCCCTTTGATTTTGCACGGAAGGCAGAACCATCACAAGTGCTGAATTTCATCCAAAACGAACACCCGCAAACCATCGCGCTCGTATTGTCCTACTTAGATGCAGAACAATCAGGGCAAATACTGTCTTCGTTGCCTCATGAAATGCAGGCCGACATTGCGAAACGAATTGCTTTGATGGAAAGCACGTCTCCAGAGATGATCAATGAAGTAGAAACCATCTTGGAAAGAAAGCTATCGTCGACATTAACGCATGATTACACGCAAACGGGTGGAATTGAAGCAGTTGTTGATGTATTAAATGGTGTGGATCGTTCCACTGAGAAAACAATTCTTGAAGCACTTGAAATTCAAGATCCCGCCCTTGCTGAAGAAATTAAAAAACGGATGTTTGTCTTTGAAGATATTGTCACTCTTGATTCGAGAGCCATTCAGCGCATCGTTCGTGAAGTCGATAACGATGATTTGATGCTATCGTTGAAAGTCGCAAGCGAAGAAGTTAAAGATATTGTATTTTCCAATATGTCCCGACGTATGGTCGAAACATTTAAGGAAGAAATGGACGTGTCAGGGCCTGTGCGATTGCGAGATGTGGAAGAAGCACAAACGCGTATCGTGACGATTATCCGCCAGCTCGAGGATTCTGGTGAAATTGTGATTGCAAGAGGTGGGGGGGACGATATCATTGTCTAG
- the flgD gene encoding flagellar hook assembly protein FlgD: MSPSIGNQYDLPTQKATMLEPKETMREAGDKLDKDDFLKLLILQLQHQDPMSPMEDREFIAQMASFSSLEQMTNLNKTFEEFASKQSQNGLTAAAELLGKTIRYQNGEGEGEAKTGIVTSVFSSSQGITYQLEDGTKVPEASIVSISETDKPEPEAGHQQPVVPPIPETPPVTESLPAEELTEEGQNTTAPLENGTEPSDDPTVPDESAPVIPPIVDDPPVVEPPLEADSPVEGTEPPPSDAGDEDSESSENGGVTEPVEATDEPEENQQEEPQEETDVT; encoded by the coding sequence ATGAGCCCAAGTATAGGAAACCAATACGACCTTCCGACACAAAAAGCAACCATGCTCGAACCTAAGGAAACCATGAGAGAAGCTGGAGACAAGCTTGATAAAGATGACTTTCTGAAACTATTAATTCTGCAACTTCAGCATCAGGATCCTATGAGCCCAATGGAGGATAGAGAATTCATTGCTCAAATGGCGAGCTTTTCTTCTCTAGAGCAAATGACAAATCTCAACAAAACCTTTGAGGAGTTTGCTAGCAAGCAATCACAAAATGGTTTGACAGCTGCCGCAGAGCTTCTAGGAAAAACGATTCGTTATCAAAATGGAGAAGGTGAAGGAGAAGCCAAAACAGGCATTGTAACGTCTGTGTTTTCTAGCTCTCAAGGGATTACGTATCAGCTAGAAGATGGCACAAAGGTACCAGAAGCGAGCATCGTCTCCATCTCAGAAACAGATAAGCCCGAGCCTGAAGCGGGTCATCAACAACCAGTAGTACCACCAATTCCTGAAACACCGCCCGTCACCGAGTCACTCCCAGCTGAAGAGTTGACAGAAGAAGGACAGAACACCACAGCACCACTAGAGAATGGCACCGAGCCATCTGATGATCCAACTGTACCGGATGAGTCGGCGCCGGTGATTCCGCCTATCGTAGACGATCCGCCAGTCGTGGAACCACCACTTGAGGCAGATTCGCCAGTCGAAGGAACAGAACCGCCTCCATCAGATGCTGGAGACGAAGATAGTGAAAGCAGTGAGAACGGTGGAGTGACAGAACCTGTAGAGGCAACCGATGAGCCGGAAGAAAATCAACAAGAAGAGCCACAGGAAGAAACCGACGTCACTTGA
- a CDS encoding flagellar hook-length control protein FliK — protein MNGFPAMPLTGQLNSLVQKLSTTENGKELSITTLFGDYFSASLGATTKSVLSNSEATLPSFLAEVKALLQETGMSFEDLEALLSKLSQIVSAEELLLESDIPVEEKNDVGDGSEVQLQQLVVLVSQLMTLSEGKQSSGEVAKSSQQELRVALQQLLGQTEKPIQHLTHQQTQQQATKTMPQTQVSMMTEGTVPLQRIEVLVQLANVKNKLPDQWETLKAAIVGSSDARKGIESKWTHQGEQQRWKLLEGQVQQTQPVVPVHSEQGKGTSLHTALQKTETLPGASQTQRPVLEQLQQAFKHHFSARPEALPTRLTIQLQPENLGQVTLRLTQTNQGIVALVTAHVTQTKELLESNLHQLRNALGQQNIQIDRIEIAQADDTERSLTEQHTDDQQQSSDQEQGTSQEADAETSRFIDELEQELLNLRV, from the coding sequence ATGAATGGTTTTCCAGCAATGCCACTTACAGGGCAACTGAACTCATTGGTCCAAAAGCTTTCAACAACTGAAAATGGCAAAGAATTGAGCATCACAACACTATTTGGGGACTATTTTTCAGCTTCTTTAGGAGCAACGACAAAAAGTGTGTTGAGCAATAGTGAGGCCACGCTCCCGTCGTTCCTTGCAGAGGTGAAGGCATTGCTTCAAGAAACAGGCATGTCATTTGAGGATCTAGAGGCGCTCCTTTCGAAGCTAAGTCAGATCGTATCGGCAGAGGAGCTTTTGCTTGAAAGTGACATCCCTGTCGAAGAGAAGAATGATGTCGGAGATGGTAGCGAAGTGCAGCTTCAACAGCTTGTGGTCTTAGTTTCACAGCTGATGACCTTATCAGAGGGAAAGCAAAGTAGCGGCGAGGTCGCGAAAAGCAGCCAGCAGGAACTCAGGGTAGCTTTGCAGCAACTTCTTGGTCAAACAGAGAAGCCCATTCAACACCTAACCCATCAACAAACACAACAGCAAGCTACGAAAACAATGCCGCAAACACAAGTGTCAATGATGACTGAAGGGACAGTACCCTTACAGCGCATTGAGGTTTTGGTACAGCTAGCAAACGTGAAAAATAAGCTTCCTGACCAATGGGAGACGTTAAAAGCGGCAATCGTCGGTTCAAGTGATGCACGTAAGGGGATCGAATCTAAATGGACGCATCAAGGGGAGCAACAGAGGTGGAAACTGTTAGAAGGCCAGGTGCAACAGACGCAGCCTGTAGTCCCTGTGCATTCAGAGCAAGGGAAAGGAACTTCCTTGCATACGGCCCTTCAAAAAACTGAGACTTTGCCTGGGGCATCCCAAACACAACGTCCCGTACTAGAGCAGTTGCAGCAAGCATTCAAACATCATTTCTCTGCACGTCCTGAAGCTTTGCCAACGCGATTAACAATCCAGCTTCAACCGGAGAACCTGGGGCAGGTAACGCTTCGTTTAACACAGACCAATCAAGGGATTGTTGCCCTTGTCACAGCTCACGTCACACAAACAAAAGAGTTATTAGAATCCAATTTACATCAGCTCAGGAACGCTTTAGGTCAACAGAATATCCAAATTGATCGAATTGAAATCGCTCAAGCGGATGATACGGAACGCTCGCTGACAGAGCAGCATACAGACGATCAGCAGCAGAGCTCTGATCAAGAGCAAGGTACGTCACAAGAAGCTGATGCAGAGACAAGTCGCTTTATCGATGAACTAGAACAAGAGCTTCTGAATTTAAGAGTCTAG
- the fliM gene encoding flagellar motor switch protein FliM produces MAEEILSQGEIDALLSAISKGEMDTEQFKVEETKRRVKVYDFKRALRFSKDQIRSLSRIHDNLARLLTTYFSAQLRTYIDIKVASVDQLPYEEFIRSIPKVTILNVFEMEPLEGRMIMEVNPVIAYAMMERMLGGQGRSYKSSGALTEIETRIISQLFERMSEHFKEAWSSIVDIEPSLDEFESNPQFLQMVSPNETVIVISLNTTIGDSTGMINICIPHVVLEPIISKLSVHYWMQTGRREQPKETADLLQKKLEKATLPLSAELGTSTISVEDFLSLQLDDVIELQQSIHSPLVIKVGDVPKFTAQPGTKGKKLAVQILEKIKGGEEEDE; encoded by the coding sequence TTGGCAGAGGAAATTCTTTCTCAAGGGGAGATTGATGCCTTACTTTCCGCCATCTCAAAGGGAGAGATGGACACGGAGCAATTCAAAGTGGAAGAAACAAAACGCCGTGTAAAGGTCTATGACTTTAAACGAGCGCTGCGATTCTCGAAAGATCAGATTCGCTCTTTGTCCAGAATCCATGACAATCTGGCTCGACTACTGACGACGTATTTTTCTGCCCAGTTGCGTACATACATCGACATAAAAGTCGCTTCCGTTGACCAACTTCCCTATGAGGAATTCATCCGATCCATTCCAAAAGTGACGATTTTAAACGTGTTTGAGATGGAGCCACTTGAAGGTCGAATGATTATGGAAGTCAACCCAGTCATTGCCTACGCAATGATGGAGAGGATGTTGGGTGGTCAAGGACGTTCTTACAAAAGCTCAGGAGCGTTAACTGAAATAGAAACACGCATCATATCCCAGCTGTTTGAAAGAATGAGTGAGCATTTTAAAGAGGCGTGGTCATCGATTGTGGATATCGAACCATCTTTGGATGAGTTTGAAAGCAATCCGCAATTTCTGCAAATGGTATCACCGAATGAAACGGTTATTGTCATTAGCCTGAACACAACTATAGGTGATTCTACTGGCATGATTAATATTTGTATTCCGCACGTTGTGCTCGAACCTATCATTTCGAAATTATCTGTTCATTATTGGATGCAAACAGGACGTAGGGAACAGCCTAAAGAAACAGCTGATTTACTGCAGAAAAAGCTCGAAAAAGCGACGCTTCCGCTAAGTGCGGAGCTCGGGACATCAACGATTTCTGTAGAGGATTTTTTAAGCCTTCAGCTCGATGATGTGATTGAACTCCAACAGTCCATTCATTCGCCATTAGTGATAAAAGTTGGCGATGTTCCGAAATTTACTGCGCAACCCGGAACAAAGGGAAAGAAGTTGGCTGTGCAAATATTAGAGAAGATTAAGGGGGGAGAAGAAGAAGATGAGTAA
- a CDS encoding flagellar hook-basal body complex protein, translated as MLRSLYSGISGMKNFQLKLDVIGNNIANVNTVGFKKGRVTFKDQMYQAISGASAAAQGRGGINPKQVGLGSTVTTIDTIHTQGSTQSTSRALDLSLAGDGFFVVGSIIDGTLVQKDTSGGMGSNIIDGSIDDAMDLSYTRFGRFFIDEEGYLVNSDGLYLVGEAGQKVMPDPAEAAAAKSFTGPDGDLTTFISAVTAFNQSLSSATTVDEIQEAIQTFAGTTAQIGAGETISAGGAIGAFISDLETANDTGENSGFNAGMGNQLGNLKALAKELASISDAAETTGDEVAPDVEDLLKNIVPLMETPVNIIETAENAAHAATEPSYTTGLSFEAGLIQIPKSAKSFSIGSDGTISFIDARGQLKKAGQLLVASFPNNGGLQKSGDNLYKATTNSGSPDADGNGLQLNELGRPGSGVYGAVAAGTLEMSNVDLAEEFSEMIIAQRGFQANTRIITTADEILQELVNLKR; from the coding sequence ATGCTACGTTCGTTATATTCAGGAATTAGTGGGATGAAAAATTTTCAATTGAAGCTTGATGTCATTGGCAACAATATCGCCAACGTAAACACGGTCGGCTTTAAAAAAGGGCGCGTAACATTCAAAGATCAAATGTATCAAGCGATCTCAGGAGCAAGTGCTGCTGCTCAGGGGCGTGGGGGGATTAACCCGAAGCAAGTCGGACTAGGAAGCACCGTGACGACAATTGACACGATTCATACCCAAGGGTCGACACAATCAACCTCTCGGGCTTTAGATTTATCACTTGCAGGAGACGGATTTTTCGTCGTTGGATCAATCATTGATGGCACCCTTGTACAAAAGGATACAAGCGGTGGAATGGGCTCAAACATCATTGATGGCAGCATCGATGACGCGATGGACCTTAGCTACACCCGTTTTGGCCGTTTTTTTATCGATGAAGAAGGCTATCTTGTGAATTCAGACGGCTTGTACCTTGTTGGGGAAGCCGGTCAGAAGGTCATGCCAGATCCTGCTGAAGCTGCGGCTGCAAAGAGTTTTACAGGTCCAGACGGAGACTTGACTACGTTTATCAGTGCAGTAACTGCTTTTAACCAAAGCTTGTCGAGTGCAACAACAGTAGATGAGATTCAAGAGGCCATTCAGACATTTGCAGGAACTACAGCACAAATTGGGGCTGGGGAAACAATAAGCGCAGGCGGTGCCATAGGCGCATTTATCTCAGATTTGGAAACTGCGAATGATACTGGTGAAAACTCTGGCTTTAATGCTGGCATGGGCAATCAATTAGGTAACTTAAAGGCACTTGCTAAAGAGCTTGCTAGTATTTCAGATGCAGCTGAAACTACAGGTGATGAAGTAGCACCTGACGTCGAAGATCTCCTTAAAAACATAGTTCCCCTAATGGAGACACCTGTAAACATCATTGAGACGGCAGAAAATGCAGCGCATGCGGCAACAGAGCCATCCTATACGACGGGGCTAAGCTTTGAGGCTGGTTTGATCCAAATTCCGAAGAGCGCAAAAAGTTTTTCGATTGGTTCTGACGGTACGATATCGTTCATTGACGCACGTGGTCAATTGAAAAAAGCAGGTCAACTTCTTGTTGCTTCTTTTCCAAACAATGGAGGCTTGCAAAAATCTGGAGATAACTTGTATAAAGCTACTACGAATTCGGGGTCACCTGATGCAGATGGCAATGGCTTGCAATTAAATGAACTTGGACGTCCAGGTAGTGGCGTATATGGAGCCGTCGCCGCAGGAACGCTTGAAATGTCCAACGTCGATCTAGCAGAAGAATTTTCAGAGATGATTATTGCCCAGCGTGGGTTTCAAGCAAATACAAGAATCATTACAACCGCTGATGAAATCTTGCAGGAGCTTGTCAATCTGAAACGATAG
- the fliL gene encoding flagellar basal body-associated protein FliL: MFENRAVRSTVLVLVIVIVLLIGVFAWLMFFDNEPKVNAEPTIDEIVTWSYATEEMTTNLHSGEYVKAQFTIETDSEKAKKELEKRGFQVKNVLIHQFAGMEEADFKEANSIAALEETLKKKLGALLDHGHVVNVYTTSFVLQ; encoded by the coding sequence TTGTTTGAAAATCGTGCGGTACGTTCTACGGTTCTTGTGCTTGTCATCGTGATTGTCTTACTCATCGGCGTTTTTGCGTGGCTTATGTTTTTTGATAACGAACCTAAAGTCAATGCAGAGCCGACCATTGACGAAATAGTCACCTGGTCGTATGCAACAGAGGAAATGACAACGAATCTTCACTCAGGTGAATATGTGAAGGCACAATTTACGATAGAAACCGACAGTGAAAAAGCGAAGAAAGAGTTGGAGAAACGTGGCTTTCAAGTGAAAAATGTGCTAATTCATCAGTTTGCTGGGATGGAAGAAGCTGATTTTAAGGAAGCCAACAGTATTGCGGCATTGGAAGAAACACTGAAGAAGAAACTGGGCGCTTTATTGGACCATGGTCATGTCGTCAATGTGTATACGACATCCTTTGTTCTTCAATAG